The Acidobacteriota bacterium genomic interval AAAGACTCTTTCTGAAATGTTAAAAAAAGGAATAGAATCAAAAATTAGTGATGTGAAGTTCAATGGCCATCCTGAAAAAAGAATTCCATCAACCCTTAATTTTTGCTTCTCTGGAATTGATGGAGAAGCCCTTGTAATGGCATTATCCTCAAAAGATATATATGTTTCAACAGGCTCAGCATGCACCGAAGGAGAAGAAAGCCCTTCCCATGTGTTGCTCAGCATTGGTTTATCCCCTGAGGAGGCAAATTCATCCGTCAGATTTTCCATTGGAAGGTTCAATAAAGAGGAAGAAATAAGCAAAGTATTAGATGAAGTTTCATTTATCGTGGAAAAATTAAGAGAACTAAAGAACACAGATAATTATTGAAATGAACCATATTTTGAGTTATTTAAAGAATCATATTCTACTCTTAGATGGAGCGATGGGTACAGAATTAATAAAAAGAGGGCTTTCAGGGGGGAAACCTCCTGAGCTATGGAATATCGAAAATAAAGAAGAGGTGAAAAAAGTTCATAAAACTTATTTGAATGCAGGGTCTGATGCAATTTTAACTAACACATTCGGTGCCAACAGAATAAAACTTGCCAGTTTCAACCTGGATAAGAGAACAATTGAGATCAACAGGAATGCTTCCAAATTAACCAAAGAGGTTATTGCAAAGGGGAAATTTATAGGAGGAGACATAGGTCCAACAGGAAAATTATTAAAACCTTATGGAGAATATTCAGAGGAAGAGTTAATCGAAGTATTTGGAGAACAGGCTTCAGTGTTTGAGGAAGAAAAACTTGATTTTATAATTTTGGAAACATTCTATGATTTAAAAGAAGCGCTATGTGCATTAAAAGCATCCAGGTCAAATTCAAACTTACCGGTTTTTGTATCGATGACTTTCACTCGAGCACCAAAGGGATATTTCACAATTATGGGAAATTCTATCGAACAGACTGTAAAGACACTCCAGGATAATGGGGCTGATGCAATAGGCACAAATTGTAGTCTTCCACCTTCAGACATCGCATCTATTATAAAAGAAATTCAAAAATATACTGACCTGCCAATTATTGCGGAACCAAATGCAGGGAATCCATATCTTGACGAAAATGGAATTACAAAATACGAGCAGAATAAATACGAATATGCAAAAGATTTTAAAGAAATTATTTTAAACAGAG includes:
- a CDS encoding homocysteine S-methyltransferase family protein; this encodes MNHILSYLKNHILLLDGAMGTELIKRGLSGGKPPELWNIENKEEVKKVHKTYLNAGSDAILTNTFGANRIKLASFNLDKRTIEINRNASKLTKEVIAKGKFIGGDIGPTGKLLKPYGEYSEEELIEVFGEQASVFEEEKLDFIILETFYDLKEALCALKASRSNSNLPVFVSMTFTRAPKGYFTIMGNSIEQTVKTLQDNGADAIGTNCSLPPSDIASIIKEIQKYTDLPIIAEPNAGNPYLDENGITKYEQNKYEYAKDFKEIILNRANIVGGCCGTDPEYIKEIKKLIKN